TTACAGCAATTAGAGCAGCTACCCTCCATCTGTGCATGAAATAACACACTCCAGTTCGCAGGACATTTCAGCCATCAATCAGCAGCTTGTTATTCTGTatctatgtgtgtgcgtgtgccgGTAGGTATAAGGGATGTAATTTATTCTGTGTTAATTAGAGGGCAATCGAAGTAGGTTATgtacacacatacgcacacactaAAAAAGATGCAAGACTGCCTGGCGGAATAACTGGCAATAGAAGAACATCACAGGCAGCATACAAAGTGGACAAACAATGCTCCGGCAACATTAATAGACATTCATGATGGTAGGAGTGGGAAATAAACAGATGGAAACACCAAACTGGTTAATCGAATACTGTGACCTTTTGAGCAATTGATGTTTTAGCCCTTTAGGCTTTTTCGCCGAACCACTTTAACCTGCCATattctcctttctctccacaGGCTTGGTAGTTGTAGGGGAGGTTGATGTATCTTCTAGATACCCTCCCCACAAGGTGGCACTCTGAAGGGAGTATGCCCCCGTCTCACCATGCCGCCATCCTACTGGCTGCTCCGGCACTCTGTGGTCATGTGCTTGTTGCTACACAGCCTGGTGCTGATGACACTATGTTTCCACCATGCAGCTACGTCCTGCTCGAAGCGTTGCTATTGCTCTGAAAGCGAGGGTCCAGCTGGGGGCAAGACCATGCGCTGCAGTAACCTACGCCTCACTGAGATCCCACAGGACATCCCCAATGACACACGCCGCCTGTATCTGGACTACAACCTGCTGACCAGCATCCCTTCTAATGCCTTCCAGGACCTTCCATTGCTGGCTGAGCTTGATCTGTCCCACAACGATCTGGCTGTGCTTGAGCCAGGAGCCTTCCGAGGCCTAGGTGCCTCCCTGCAATTCCTGGACCTGTCCTCCAACCAGCTGTCTACACTGGACCCTGAAGCTTTTGAAGGCTTGAGGGCTCGATCAAATCTAACAGGCAACCCCTGGCACTGTGACTGCAGGCTGCAGACAGCCCTTCCACGCCTTGATTTGGAGCCTGTGTCTCTTACCGGCATCGTTTGCCAGACTTCTGAGCCTGAGGACTCCGGTGCCCAAGGTGTGCCCTTCCTGCTGGCCAAAGACCTGGACTTGTGTGTGGTGCTGAAAAAGACCACGGACGTGGCCATGCTAGTGACCATGTTTGGCTGGTTCACTATGGTCATATCCTACCTGGTCTACTATGTGCGGCACAACCAGGAGGATGCCAGGCGCCACCTGGAGTATCTCAAGTCTCTGCCCAGCAGGCAGGGCAAGTCTGAGGAGTCTTCCACCATCAGCACTGTGGTTTGACAGCAGACCACATGCTCGTCACTACAAGGAGGAAGCTCCTCAGGCACCCAAAGGGCAATGGgcacattcagcaaataagtgCACTAGGCACTAAAGTCTGGCCAGTACGGGAAGCCTACCCATAAGCAGATTAAAGTCTGTGGAAAGGATATGTTTGGTGGCCTGCTGATGCTCTTACTCAGtcttcaaagttcagtcaaTCTTTGCAGATCAGTCAAAGCAACCAGGCTCAACGACTGGATGAGGAAGAAGAACTAGAGAAACTTCAGCTGTTAGTCATCCATCTCAGGCTCAAGGGTAAAGACGATTCTCTTGGGGGATCTACAGGCCAGTGTGCAAGGCCTCCTCCAGAGCTTGCACTGCAGCAGAGGAATTGCAGGGGCCATCTAATCTCATCTAGCTAAATAATTGATCCAGGAGCAGCCAACCTCTGAGTCCACGTTAGCTGAGT
This portion of the Pygocentrus nattereri isolate fPygNat1 chromosome 13, fPygNat1.pri, whole genome shotgun sequence genome encodes:
- the lrrc3ca gene encoding leucine-rich repeat-containing protein 3B — protein: MPPSYWLLRHSVVMCLLLHSLVLMTLCFHHAATSCSKRCYCSESEGPAGGKTMRCSNLRLTEIPQDIPNDTRRLYLDYNLLTSIPSNAFQDLPLLAELDLSHNDLAVLEPGAFRGLGASLQFLDLSSNQLSTLDPEAFEGLRARSNLTGNPWHCDCRLQTALPRLDLEPVSLTGIVCQTSEPEDSGAQGVPFLLAKDLDLCVVLKKTTDVAMLVTMFGWFTMVISYLVYYVRHNQEDARRHLEYLKSLPSRQGKSEESSTISTVV